A genomic stretch from Nocardia farcinica includes:
- a CDS encoding DNA cytosine methyltransferase yields the protein MLELMDWFCGAGGSTQGASKVPGVRVTRAANHWSKAIETHATNYPEADHFLGDLSTEEAKEQIVKWPVADIFWASPECPQWSSARGKKRDYDNTLQGDLLDLQRDEEADRSRALMEEVPMYLRGVIERGGRVRAGVVENVVEVRQWDQWNRWIGEIRALGYGVKVIALNSSHAQPVRTPAAPQSRDRLYVAYWDLKLGREPDWNKWLRPLSYCLACDEWVSALQVFKKPNADMGRYRTQYVYRCPRVSCRNSIVEPPALPAAAAIDWTLPGTRIGDRDKPLAPKTMERIRVGMRRYASMMPMMVPAGGTWRDDATQVTGPMAARTTRENDGLAIPQPFLALLRSDRPRTIGLNEPLATVVADGSNHGLVVPPPLMIPMEGRDGKEAQLASMPLRTQTTRNETAVAFLPFVAELRGGSSDARPVTEALATVTASGNHHGLVTPPAGMSPELWNTLLLPYYSTGTARPATEPLGTVSTRDRFALVDMITERDIENTRFRMLEPHEIQDAMAFRKDYIVLGNKRQRVRQLGNAVTPPAAEILISALVEAITGEELDRYTPAA from the coding sequence ATGCTCGAATTGATGGATTGGTTCTGCGGCGCTGGCGGCTCCACTCAGGGCGCATCGAAGGTGCCCGGTGTGCGCGTCACCCGCGCGGCGAACCACTGGTCGAAGGCCATCGAGACCCATGCCACCAACTACCCCGAGGCCGATCACTTCCTCGGAGACCTGAGCACCGAAGAGGCCAAAGAACAGATCGTGAAATGGCCTGTGGCCGATATCTTCTGGGCCTCGCCGGAGTGCCCGCAGTGGTCCTCGGCGCGCGGCAAGAAGCGCGACTACGACAACACCCTCCAAGGTGACCTCCTCGACCTTCAGCGCGATGAGGAAGCCGACCGCAGCAGGGCGCTGATGGAAGAGGTCCCGATGTACCTGCGCGGCGTGATCGAGCGCGGTGGCCGGGTCCGCGCCGGGGTCGTGGAGAACGTGGTCGAGGTCCGTCAGTGGGACCAGTGGAACCGCTGGATCGGCGAGATCCGGGCCCTGGGCTACGGGGTCAAGGTCATCGCCCTCAACTCCAGCCATGCCCAGCCGGTTCGCACTCCGGCGGCCCCGCAGTCCCGGGACCGGCTCTACGTCGCCTACTGGGATCTCAAGCTCGGCCGCGAGCCCGACTGGAACAAGTGGCTCCGCCCGTTGTCGTACTGCCTGGCCTGCGACGAGTGGGTGAGCGCCCTCCAGGTCTTCAAGAAGCCCAATGCCGACATGGGGCGCTACCGCACCCAGTACGTGTACCGCTGCCCTCGCGTCAGCTGCCGCAACTCGATCGTGGAGCCGCCCGCGCTCCCGGCGGCCGCCGCGATCGACTGGACCCTGCCGGGCACCCGCATCGGCGACCGGGACAAGCCTCTGGCTCCCAAGACCATGGAACGCATTCGCGTCGGGATGCGCCGCTACGCCTCGATGATGCCGATGATGGTCCCCGCCGGGGGAACCTGGCGCGACGACGCCACCCAGGTCACAGGGCCCATGGCCGCCCGCACCACCCGGGAGAACGACGGGCTCGCGATCCCGCAGCCGTTCCTGGCGCTGCTGCGCTCGGACCGCCCCCGCACGATCGGGCTGAACGAACCCCTCGCCACGGTCGTTGCCGACGGCTCCAACCACGGCCTGGTCGTGCCGCCGCCGCTGATGATTCCGATGGAGGGTCGCGACGGCAAGGAAGCCCAGCTGGCCTCGATGCCGCTGCGCACCCAGACCACCCGCAACGAGACGGCGGTGGCGTTCCTCCCCTTCGTCGCCGAGCTGCGCGGCGGTTCCTCGGACGCGCGTCCGGTGACCGAGGCCCTGGCCACCGTCACCGCCAGCGGCAATCACCACGGCCTGGTCACGCCGCCCGCCGGGATGTCGCCCGAGCTGTGGAACACGCTGCTGCTGCCCTACTACAGCACCGGCACCGCCCGGCCCGCCACCGAACCGCTGGGCACGGTCAGCACCCGCGACCGGTTCGCTCTGGTCGACATGATCACCGAGCGCGACATCGAGAACACTCGGTTCCGCATGTTGGAGCCGCACGAGATCCAGGACGCGATGGCGTTCCGCAAGGACTACATCGTGCTCGGCAACAAGCGCCAACGGGTGCGCCAGCTCGGCAACGCCGTCACCCCGCCCGCTGCCGAGATTTTGATCTCTGCGCTGGTGGAGGCCATCACCGGCGAAGAGCTCGACCGCTACACCCCGGCGGCGTGA
- a CDS encoding DUF6225 family protein, whose amino-acid sequence MTAESAPKTPPAQRVLTVGQIREALAQFPDDLPLMVCVPVDDDTYESYGVTMGPYHQRADWGDGLGPVADERYVAIDAMAYFLALREELEITSADSVASEQEAGL is encoded by the coding sequence ATGACCGCCGAGAGCGCCCCCAAAACCCCACCGGCACAGCGGGTTCTGACCGTCGGGCAGATCCGCGAAGCCCTTGCACAGTTCCCCGACGATCTCCCGCTGATGGTGTGCGTTCCCGTCGACGACGACACCTACGAAAGCTACGGAGTCACGATGGGCCCCTACCACCAGCGGGCTGACTGGGGCGACGGGCTCGGCCCGGTCGCTGACGAACGCTACGTCGCCATCGACGCCATGGCGTACTTCCTTGCTCTGCGAGAGGAGCTGGAGATCACCTCCGCCGACTCGGTCGCATCCGAGCAGGAGGCCGGACTGTGA
- a CDS encoding DUF6011 domain-containing protein, which yields MAATETDDQEQPTVRLVVHCRRCHGWLLSAASVSAGIGPTCAVKERAEQHANSAALTLFEITAA from the coding sequence ATGGCCGCGACCGAGACCGATGACCAGGAACAGCCGACGGTGCGGCTCGTCGTGCACTGCCGCCGCTGCCACGGCTGGCTGCTTTCGGCGGCTTCGGTGAGCGCGGGGATCGGCCCAACCTGTGCTGTGAAGGAGCGTGCCGAACAACACGCTAACAGCGCGGCGCTGACCCTGTTCGAGATTACCGCGGCCTGA
- a CDS encoding MobC domain-containing protein produces the protein MPPKSRQGHRPHSVEKRTRRHEALFAPAEWALVAAAAATVGLKPGAFIAKAAVGAARAFAAQRNGSAVRTSGQVEILIAEVRELRRLLGNVAGNVNDVAKHANSTGELGQNADAVLAYTRKINGRIDTWLVEQLRHGAL, from the coding sequence GTGCCCCCGAAGAGCAGACAGGGCCATCGGCCTCACTCCGTCGAGAAGCGGACGCGCCGCCATGAGGCGCTGTTCGCACCCGCGGAGTGGGCACTAGTGGCCGCCGCGGCGGCCACTGTCGGGCTGAAGCCTGGCGCCTTCATCGCCAAGGCAGCCGTTGGTGCCGCGCGTGCGTTCGCCGCACAGCGCAATGGCTCAGCCGTCCGCACCAGCGGCCAGGTGGAGATCCTCATCGCCGAGGTTCGGGAGTTGCGCCGACTGCTGGGCAACGTGGCCGGGAATGTGAACGATGTCGCCAAGCACGCGAACTCCACCGGCGAACTCGGCCAGAACGCGGACGCGGTGCTCGCCTACACCCGCAAGATCAACGGCCGCATCGACACATGGTTGGTTGAACAGCTTCGGCACGGTGCGCTGTGA
- a CDS encoding relaxase/mobilization nuclease domain-containing protein, with protein sequence MIGKAIRGWDGQRLVRYLFSKGKYNEHTNPTVIAAWQSDPDALQPVWVGPDDCDFAPGEIGKLANQVTALSDAIGLPTEQPEPGQPGYTKHGYIWHLPVAIGAEDGELGHDTWRRIAEDMLHETGIAKAGDAGACRWIAVHHGKSVDGNDHIHIAAVLVRADTGKRFYPDNDWKAVRRVARRWEQALGLRMTAINDPSAVPTPTRGEQEKAKRRHAAGDDGMLRATPGAAARVQLRQMITETAAVATSADEFVARLRDAGMLIDFKYDAIGQIKGWAVAAPGDVSARTGEPIYFAPSRHLGADMSWPRITARWSASVPGRPGAAREAAATDTAREPHAVLADSAERVRSVTTAVRGGRADVATVARELQDVISSWASIADGAARQGPLSRAAWVYDRAARTRRGLAAVPAGQLAAELREVSRGLAAVRMLSGRGLQRDPSLQLGLAIAELLLEIAAWHQQNQRIAAARSAREAAGLVRAHGEATGAVPGQLPPRRAPAGTGHTPTVTAHPGPAARPGEGRRELPAVRGVRELPSGPTRKEHRR encoded by the coding sequence GTGATCGGCAAGGCGATCAGGGGATGGGACGGGCAGCGGCTCGTGCGGTACCTGTTCTCGAAGGGCAAGTACAACGAGCACACCAACCCCACCGTGATCGCAGCATGGCAATCCGACCCCGACGCCCTTCAACCGGTATGGGTCGGCCCCGACGACTGCGACTTCGCGCCCGGTGAGATCGGCAAACTCGCCAACCAGGTAACCGCCCTGTCGGATGCGATCGGGCTGCCCACCGAACAGCCCGAGCCCGGCCAGCCGGGCTACACCAAGCACGGCTACATCTGGCACCTGCCGGTGGCCATCGGCGCCGAAGACGGGGAACTCGGCCACGACACCTGGCGGCGCATCGCCGAGGACATGCTGCACGAGACCGGGATCGCGAAAGCGGGAGACGCCGGGGCGTGCCGGTGGATCGCGGTGCACCACGGCAAGTCCGTCGACGGCAACGACCACATTCACATCGCCGCGGTCCTCGTGCGCGCCGACACCGGCAAACGCTTCTACCCCGACAACGATTGGAAAGCCGTACGCCGCGTCGCCCGGCGCTGGGAACAAGCTCTCGGTCTGCGAATGACCGCCATCAACGACCCGTCGGCCGTACCCACCCCGACGCGCGGGGAACAGGAAAAGGCGAAGCGCCGCCACGCCGCCGGCGACGACGGCATGCTGCGAGCGACACCAGGTGCCGCGGCACGGGTACAGCTGCGGCAGATGATCACCGAGACCGCCGCCGTCGCGACGAGCGCCGACGAATTCGTTGCCCGGCTCCGCGACGCGGGCATGCTCATCGACTTCAAGTACGACGCCATCGGGCAGATCAAGGGATGGGCGGTCGCCGCTCCCGGGGACGTATCGGCGAGAACCGGCGAGCCCATCTACTTCGCGCCCAGCCGGCACTTGGGCGCAGATATGTCTTGGCCGCGGATCACCGCCCGCTGGTCGGCCTCCGTGCCCGGCCGTCCCGGCGCCGCGCGGGAAGCGGCCGCCACCGACACAGCACGCGAGCCGCATGCAGTGCTGGCCGACAGCGCTGAGCGGGTCCGGTCGGTCACCACCGCAGTGCGCGGTGGCCGCGCCGACGTGGCGACCGTGGCCCGCGAGTTGCAGGACGTCATCAGTAGTTGGGCATCCATCGCCGACGGTGCGGCGCGCCAGGGCCCGCTCTCCCGGGCCGCCTGGGTCTACGACCGCGCCGCCCGCACCCGGCGCGGTCTGGCCGCCGTTCCCGCCGGGCAACTCGCCGCCGAACTGCGTGAGGTCTCGCGCGGACTCGCTGCGGTCCGAATGCTGTCCGGTCGCGGCCTGCAACGAGATCCGAGCCTGCAACTCGGGCTCGCTATCGCCGAACTGTTGCTGGAGATCGCCGCATGGCACCAGCAGAACCAGCGCATCGCTGCCGCGCGCAGTGCCCGCGAAGCCGCCGGCCTGGTGCGCGCGCACGGGGAGGCCACCGGTGCCGTCCCGGGCCAGCTCCCGCCGCGGCGCGCCCCGGCGGGCACCGGGCACACGCCCACCGTCACAGCACACCCCGGTCCGGCCGCGCGGCCGGGCGAAGGCCGCCGCGAACTGCCTGCGGTGCGCGGCGTCCGTGAACTGCCGTCCGGCCCAACAAGGAAGGAACACCGACGATGA
- a CDS encoding glutaredoxin domain-containing protein produces MRTDKPGSPPSFARITRALDEWAFENSRPAGPASKRGQWTMYHCPAHQDDDPSLGLIYNADKHKTVVRCFTGCSDTEVLATVGLPESAIWDRQWVRAPGSPSRPRAPRPEGPEARRDAQVPPKPSKKERLGKVVGPRYQAAIYHYTDHRGRPLGEVVRMHVPHERGTDKMFFQRKMDAGGRWSKGGFEPVLYHLPEVVQAIADGEDIHLPEGEKDVDRIRAAGRFATCNAMGAGSFRLEHARQLTGARRVIIIADRDSAGYQHALQVKRMLVGRVGEVLVVEAATGKDASNHFDLGHDFDEFVPVTDEQLERGFPGADEAIAAAEKAMEGVFRRSFDPETGWRWQWAPEAETELGIESAPAKSVQNQQNPETTMAQTAIAPGEGVQITVYTKPQCPQCDATKRTLDNLGFDYRIVDVTQDSAARQRLLDMGFQGAPVVEAGDVRFSGFRPDKLKTLPGVMRADVLAEQEAAAVQPGFPSTADRLSVDAVQAWAGPYLRAAMRRGEIPEVGSPQWAALPNGDPRKTGAVVEAALRYVQQASAAEATAPVARSQTSTVTATARNGSGRPTFAQLQEARRGEQALRAANGPLTPSAGAPAAAGTSMTPASRANTSAAPQRTPGRGR; encoded by the coding sequence GTGAGAACTGATAAGCCCGGCTCACCTCCGTCGTTTGCCCGGATCACCCGGGCACTCGACGAGTGGGCATTCGAGAACAGTCGCCCGGCAGGACCAGCATCGAAGCGCGGGCAGTGGACGATGTACCACTGCCCGGCGCATCAGGACGATGATCCGAGCTTGGGCCTGATCTACAACGCGGACAAGCACAAGACCGTGGTCAGATGCTTTACCGGATGCTCCGACACCGAGGTGCTGGCCACGGTCGGCCTGCCTGAATCAGCGATTTGGGACCGGCAGTGGGTCCGCGCGCCCGGCTCGCCGTCGCGGCCGCGAGCGCCGCGACCGGAAGGTCCGGAAGCGCGACGTGACGCACAGGTTCCGCCGAAGCCCTCAAAGAAGGAACGCCTCGGCAAGGTGGTTGGTCCCCGCTACCAGGCGGCGATCTACCACTACACCGACCACCGAGGACGCCCCCTCGGTGAGGTCGTGCGAATGCACGTTCCGCACGAGCGCGGCACCGACAAGATGTTCTTCCAGCGCAAGATGGATGCCGGCGGGCGGTGGAGCAAAGGCGGGTTCGAACCGGTGCTGTATCACCTTCCCGAGGTGGTACAGGCAATCGCTGACGGCGAAGACATCCACCTCCCCGAAGGAGAGAAGGACGTCGACCGAATTCGGGCTGCCGGGCGGTTCGCCACCTGCAATGCAATGGGTGCCGGTTCGTTTCGGCTCGAGCACGCCCGCCAGCTCACCGGCGCACGGCGAGTAATCATCATCGCTGATCGCGATTCAGCGGGCTACCAGCACGCCCTCCAGGTCAAGCGGATGCTGGTCGGGCGTGTGGGGGAAGTGCTCGTCGTGGAAGCGGCGACCGGCAAGGACGCCAGCAACCACTTCGATCTCGGGCACGACTTCGACGAGTTTGTGCCCGTCACCGATGAGCAACTCGAGCGCGGATTCCCCGGTGCGGACGAGGCCATCGCGGCGGCCGAGAAGGCCATGGAGGGCGTGTTCCGGCGGTCGTTCGACCCCGAGACAGGCTGGCGGTGGCAGTGGGCCCCGGAAGCAGAGACCGAACTCGGGATCGAGAGTGCGCCCGCGAAATCAGTGCAGAACCAACAGAATCCGGAGACGACCATGGCACAGACCGCAATCGCGCCGGGCGAAGGCGTCCAGATAACCGTCTACACCAAACCGCAGTGCCCGCAGTGCGATGCCACCAAGCGCACCCTCGACAATCTCGGGTTCGACTATCGGATCGTCGATGTCACCCAGGACTCGGCCGCACGCCAGCGATTGCTGGACATGGGGTTCCAGGGCGCGCCGGTGGTGGAGGCGGGAGACGTTCGGTTCTCCGGATTCCGTCCCGACAAGCTCAAGACCCTGCCCGGTGTTATGCGCGCTGATGTGCTGGCAGAACAGGAGGCGGCTGCTGTGCAGCCTGGGTTTCCATCCACGGCGGATCGCCTGAGCGTCGACGCGGTACAGGCGTGGGCAGGCCCGTATCTGCGCGCTGCCATGCGGCGGGGGGAGATCCCAGAGGTTGGCTCACCGCAGTGGGCCGCACTTCCCAACGGTGACCCTCGCAAGACTGGCGCGGTGGTGGAGGCCGCCCTGCGCTACGTGCAGCAGGCCAGCGCCGCCGAAGCTACCGCCCCCGTAGCACGCAGCCAGACCTCGACGGTGACGGCTACCGCCCGCAACGGCAGTGGGCGCCCAACCTTCGCCCAGCTGCAAGAGGCCCGGCGCGGGGAACAGGCGCTGCGGGCGGCGAACGGACCGCTGACCCCGTCTGCCGGAGCGCCCGCGGCCGCCGGTACGTCGATGACCCCGGCCAGTAGAGCAAATACCAGCGCTGCCCCGCAGCGGACTCCCGGACGCGGACGTTGA
- a CDS encoding MinD/ParA family ATP-binding protein gives MSGKTLNLGESPAEVRARELDRRIRTAIESDFRIGVVQLKGGSGKTTTAMGIGNAFAACRTDGVIAFDVNPDRGNLARRTTARTESSALTLLAGPRPRRVQDVRTHTQLTPAGLDILASAADPATADSFSAHDYRQLVDLASDYFPLMLADCGTGITHPATQAVLDEADALVIPLDAKKDSADEAVAAVEYLHTAFAKDPVTGDPLLDERGERRWLYRGLLSRTVVVISHQQPGRRMFDASAATRWFNHLVHAVHEIPYDRHLDEGGVIDPQLLHPRTVLAYRELAATLAGLFPMKYSPTSGLVRPGR, from the coding sequence ATGTCGGGCAAAACGCTGAACCTCGGAGAGAGCCCCGCCGAAGTGCGCGCCAGGGAGCTCGACCGGCGAATCCGCACCGCGATCGAGTCCGATTTCCGCATCGGAGTGGTACAGCTCAAGGGCGGATCAGGGAAGACAACGACCGCCATGGGGATCGGCAACGCCTTCGCAGCCTGCCGGACCGATGGCGTAATCGCGTTCGACGTCAATCCCGATAGGGGCAACCTGGCACGCCGGACAACGGCGCGCACCGAGTCCTCGGCGTTGACCCTGCTGGCCGGACCGCGGCCGCGGCGGGTGCAGGACGTGCGCACTCACACGCAACTGACACCGGCGGGCCTGGACATCTTGGCCTCGGCAGCCGATCCGGCGACGGCCGACAGCTTCTCCGCCCACGACTACCGCCAGCTGGTCGACCTGGCGAGCGACTACTTCCCGCTGATGCTGGCCGATTGCGGAACCGGGATCACCCACCCAGCCACCCAGGCCGTTCTCGACGAGGCCGATGCGCTGGTGATCCCCCTCGACGCCAAGAAGGATTCCGCCGACGAGGCGGTGGCGGCGGTCGAGTACCTGCACACCGCCTTCGCGAAGGACCCCGTGACCGGGGACCCATTGCTGGACGAACGGGGCGAGCGCCGTTGGCTGTACCGGGGCTTGCTGTCCCGGACCGTCGTCGTGATCTCCCATCAGCAGCCCGGCCGGCGAATGTTCGACGCGAGCGCGGCAACGAGGTGGTTCAACCACTTGGTCCACGCCGTGCACGAGATCCCCTATGACCGTCACCTCGACGAGGGCGGCGTCATCGATCCGCAGTTGCTGCACCCGCGCACGGTGCTGGCCTATCGAGAGCTTGCGGCGACCCTGGCGGGCCTGTTCCCGATGAAGTACTCGCCCACTTCCGGGCTGGTGCGGCCCGGACGCTAG